GCGATGTTGCGTAACTCATAGAACATCAATCACGACCTCAGTAGTTGGTTCAGTGTGCCGGTGCTGTCGGCAAACTTGTCGGTGGGGATGTTCATCGCCTGGAGCAGCGTTACAAACAGATTTGTCAGCGGTACCTTTTTGTTATCGACAAACTCGTGCAGATGGCCGTGCTGGAATCCCATGTTCTTGCCGCCCGCGAGCTGCAGCGGATAGTTATGGCCGCTGTGCGCGTCGTGTGGATGGGCCGAGCCATAGAGGACCAGTGTGTTGTCGAGCATCGTGCCGTCGCCCTCTTTCGTATTGGCAAGTCGCTTGAGGAAGTAGGCGTGATTGTCGTTGCGCCAGCGGTCCCACTGGCCGGAGAAGTCGGCAGGCCGCTTGTGCGAAATGTCGTGGGTCGCGCCCTTGTAGCCCAGCGCGTAGTTGGCGTAGTTCCAGAGCTCGCTGTCCTGGGAATATTCGCTCTCGGTCATGAAGGTTGCCAGGCGAGTCTGGTCCGTGACGAACGCGAGATAGGCCAGGTCATACATCACGCGGATATAATCAGCGGGGCGTCCCCCGTGGTTGACTTCCAGGTTCAGGCCTTTGGTGTCAACTCCCGGCAGCGGCGTGTGGGTCCACTGGCTATTGCGCTCGACCCGCTGCTCGATTTCGCGGACGGATTCGAGATACTCATCCATCTTCCGCTTATCTTCAACTCCCAGCTGTCCGTGGAAGCTCTTGCTGTCTTCCGTGAGCAGGTCGAGGATGCTTGCGTCGCGCTTGAGGCCGGCCCGGACCTGTTCGATTCCCTTGTCGCCGTAGGGGTTGAACAGGCGGTTGAAGATCTCCTGCGGTTTGTGCAGCGAGGGGATCGCCTTGCCCGGACCGCGGTGCGAGAGCGTCTTGGATCTTTGATACGACCCCGTGCCGCCTTCGGTACCCATGACCAACGAGTCATGGCGCGTGAGGTGGCCCAGGTGTTTGGCCATGAGCTGATCGATGGAGATGTTGTTGGTCGTCTCGACCTCGGCCATGTCCGCGCCGGTCAGGAACACATCGCCGCTGCTATGTCCACCCAGCTTGTACCCGCCCTTGTGGTCCAGGCCGCGCAGGTAGGTGACATGGTCTTTCAGCGGCTCGAACGGCTCGGAAGATTTATTGAAAGATTCGATCTTGCCCGGCGATCCCTGAGGCCACCAGCTCCACTCGTGGTGATCGTACGTGCCATCCGGCTTCTTGCGCGAGACGCCACTCTGACCATCAGGCATGTACACGCCGTAGGAGATGTACGTCGCCAGGAAGCGTTTGGGGGCCTGTTTGCCCGTGACGCTGGTAGCTACTTTAGCCACGCCTTCCATCGCACTGAGGTAAGGCAGCGCCAGCGCCACGCCCGCGCCTTTGAGCAAGCCTCGTCGGTTGAGGTGCCAGGATTTCTGTGCCATGGGTTTAGTCTGCTTTCGTTGGTATTGAATCTCGAAAGACATTGCTCTTGCAGATCGAGATGAGAATGTCGCGCATGCCAAAGTCTTTCGCTTTGGCCTCCTCAAATAGTTCTTGCACTGCGAACCGATCACGGTACGTCAGGTGCCTGCCGATACCGTAGGATAACAAACGGCGGATCACGTTCCTGGCGATTTCATTTTTCCGATCCTTAAGCAAGTGTGCCTTGAGTTCGCGCATCCCGTTGACTTCCGGGCCGTGCGGAACGCGGGACTTAGCATCGACCTCGACGACGTTGATCGAGTTGAGATAGGCGTGGTAGCCGGCGAGGTCGATGTGCTGTTGGGCGTTGAAGCCGTTGACGCGCATACCGTCCTTGGGCACCTTGGGCTGATGCCTGCCGATGGCGTTGTACTCCTCGAACGGGATACCCCAAGGATCGAGTCGGAAGTGACAATTGTTGCAGGACTCGACTGTGCGGTGCTTTTTCAGGAGTTGGGCAATCGAGAGTGCCTGCTCCAGCGACGCCCCGGCTGAGTCGCTAAGTGCCGGGACCTCGGACGGGGGCGGTGCAACGGTGTCGCCCAGGATCGCCTCGCGCAGCCAGACCGCGCGGTAGATCGGGTGCGGAGCCGTGCCCGTGCCGTTGCCGATCAGCACTGAGCCGTGCGTAAGCAAGCCGCCGAGCTGATGCTCGGGCTTGATCGGAACCGGGCGCATGTTCATGCCCTTGACTCCCTCAACGCCGTAGTGCTTTGCGAGCCGTTCATTGAGGTAGGCGAAATCCGAGTCCACGACATTGAGAACACTCGCGTTGCTACGGATCAACTCGCCGACGAAGCCGACGGTCTCCTGTAACATGTAGTCGCGCGTCGATGGGCGGTAGGGCATCTCGGTCCCGGCCGTCTCGCCGATCGGGACCCGATACAGGAACCGTGGGTAGAGCTGGGTGTTGATCGGGACGGTCAACGTCTTTTCGATGCTCAGCCACTGGAGCGTGAAGTCCTCAACAAACTGCAGCGCTCGCTCGTCCTTGAGCATCCGCGACACCTGCCGTTCGATCACGGCAGGGTCAGTGAGCTTTTCTTGCGCCGCGAGCTCAAGCAACTCCCGGTCGGGCATCGACGCCCAGAGGAAGTACGAGAGGCGGGAGGCCATCGCGTAGTGCTCCTCCGTCGCCGGGTCCGACTCCGTGTGATACAGGAACCGCGGCGCGATGAGTACCTTGGCAAGGGTCTCGCGCATCGCCGCCTCAAACGTCTCCATGCTCGGGCGGATCAGGCTGTAGATTTTGGCGAACCGCTCGACCTCCTGCTCGGTGACAGGCCGCCGGTAGGCCCGGGCCATGAAGCGCCGCAGCACAGCACGGACGTAGGCGAGCTCGTCGGTGTCTCGTAGCGGCGAGTCGAACAAGATTTCGGTGTGGTGCTTGGGCGGCCACACGTCGGTCACCGGCGCTTCAAACTCGATCCAGTTGACCACGGCACGCGGCATCGTCATCTGGCGGGTAAACGCATAATGTTGGCCATCGTTAAGCGTACCGTCGTCATAGATCACGTTTACCCTCATAGTCCTCTTATCAATATGCTTGCCCTTATTGACTCCCTTAGTTTCTAGTTCCGTTGAGAAGGGGTGGTTCTCAATTCGGCCGCGGAACTCGAAGTTCTTAGGCTCATCGGGGCTGTTATTGAGCGTGAATGTTGCAATGTTTTTGGATGCTTTTTCGTTGTGGTCTCCGCCCTGGTAATCGCCCATATTCAATTGAAGGGTCGCTTCGTCGTGCCCGGCCGGCGGGATCGCAGATGCCGAGAACCGAAGACGGAACTCGCCGTGCCTTGGAGCGCCACTCAAGCTAATTGCTTTACCCGAGAAGGCGGTTATCTCGTCCTCACCAAGCCCCTTATCACTACCGACGGCGGTCCACTCACCGCGCCACTTGAAGACCTCCGGCTTCTCGCGATCAACGATTGCAGCACGCATCGCCTTGCGCGCAACCTCCAGGTAGCGGTCCAGTTGCTCCGGGCCGATCCGCATCAGCTCGGCGGTGTTGTTAAAGTGGTAATAGTGCTTTGGGTCTTCGGGCAAATCGTCGATGACGTCAAACTCGAAACCCAGCAGATCGCTGATCGTGTTCTCGTATTCGACGTTGGTCAGCCTGCGCGTTCTCGCTTCGCGTTTCTCGGCGCTGGCCTTGAGTACGTAATCGCGCATCCCCGACTCGATCCAATGCTTCACCGCTTGGGTCTGGGCCTTAGTGGGCTGAGACTCGTCGATGGGCGGCATCTCACCGGACTCGAGCATCTCCAGCACAGCCTCCCACTTCTCGAGCTCCTGCCCCTTCGACAAGTCGCCATCGAGCGAGTGCAGCGTGATCTTGCCCTTGCTTTTCTCCGGCCCGTGGCACTTGACGCAGTAGGTCTGGAAGAACGGGCTGACGCCGTCTTGGAATCCCGGCAGACCTGGGGCGATGGACTGAGCGTCCCCTTCCTTGGCAGCGACGGCGCGGTTCTTGCCCAGCTCGTCCGCAGCCTCGGACTTGGCTTGCCACGCAGTTCCGAGGCAATGTGCAAGGAAAAACAGGACTGCAGTAGTTGCAACGTGTGTTTGTCGGTTCATGAAGGCATTGTAGTCTACTGATGGCCTAATTGATCGACCACGGACAAGCGGCTCCCCGAGGGGAACAGATTGCGCAAAAGCATTCTCTTTTGCGAGTGCTGTAACCGTTTTCTGAAAGACTAGTTGCTGCGTTCGAGACCCTTTCGGTCTAGAAAATCGAGAGGAACCGTCCACGGAATGAACCTCGCGGAACTAGCAGTGATGACGACGACGGACGTTTATATGGATTGTTCGCTGGCTGCGCGAGGAACTTAAACGGCGCCGACCGCTCCAAATTGGCGGTCTGAACTCTTCCAACATCGGGCTTTCCAACAAGCGTTAGCTTGCGCACGCCCGAACCTTCCCTTAGGTCGACTTTTCGAGTCTGACCCAAATCAAGCTGGGGCTGGCGGTGCTCTCAAAGTAGTAGACGCGGTTCGCCCCGATGGTGACTCCGACGCTCGGGTTGACCATCTTGTTCGGCTCGTTGGTTGCGAGACTTCACTTCTTGAACCAGCCGAGATCGACAAGGAAACCTTCGGCATCAGCGAGCGTCTCGTCGTAATACTCGGCGCGACGGAAGAAAGTGTGTCCCGCACCGTCGTAGCCGACCAGTTTGCACTGCCTTTCTGCCTTCTTCATCGCACTCTCGAACGCGACGACGGAAGCGTAGGGAACCGTGGTGTCCTCCCTGCCATGAAGGACCAGGGTCGGCGGCGTGTGCGGGCCGATGTGATGTGTCGGCGAGATCACCTCTGCCGCCACGCCAAATCGTTTGACGCTGAGCTTCCCTGGCCTGACCCCTGTGGGTTGCCAGCCCGCGATGGGAGCGAGCGTGGTGGCAGGGTTGAAGAGGATCATGGCGTTCGGACGTTCGTCGCTGCCCAAACCAGTGATCGTGCCGGTGGCGGCGGCGAGGTGACCACCGGCGGAACCTCCGGAGGCGGCAATCTTGTCCGGATCAATGCCGAGACGCTGAGCATTTTCCCGGACCCAGGCGATGGCGGCCTTGGCGTCTTTCACGCATTCCACCACTTGTACGCCATGCCGGGACTCCACTCGGTAGTCGGCGGTGATGGCGATCATGCCGCGATTGGCGAAATGCCGGGCCTGCTTTTCGAACTGATCCGGTGAACCCCCATGCCAACCACCGCCAAAGAAGAACACAATCGCGGGCTTCGGCGTCTTGGGGTCCGATTCCCCGAAGATCCAAAGCTTCAGCTCGGTGGAGCCGATCTTTCGGTACGTCTCGACGCGGGCGTCTTTCAATATAGGAGGATAAGAAGACCGAGCGAAAAGCGGCGCGGCGACGAGGCAGAGCACGAGAAAGACGATGGATTTCCGAGGGTATCGGTGTTGAAGTATTGGAGTTGGGTTCTGTTCACGATCATTCATGGTGGTCCCTCGGGTTTGTTGCCAGTGAATTTACGTTGGCGAGTGTTGGGGCTTGCGGCTCACGGTGTGGTCGGTTTCGGCAGCGCGGGCTCAATGCTGGCAACCACTTGTTTGGCCAGCACGGCGGAACCTCCTGGCGAGAAATGTACGTTGGCACGCAGTTGGATCTGCTTCAACTGCGGCAGTGCAAACGTGTAGAGATCGTCAATCGCGACGCCGTTCTCGTCCATGATCTTCCTGGCGATGGCGTTGTAGGCGAGGACATCGCTGTTTTTGCGACCGGGTTTCAAGTCGCCGTCCGGCACGGGCGTTGTGGCGCACCAGATCAGCTTCGCGTTGGTGGCCTTAAGTCGGCTGACCAGTTCGCGGAGGTTTTTCTCGTAGTCTTCGGGAGACACAAAGTTCTTGCCGTCAGTGCCGAACTTGAGATCGTGGAGACCCCAGTTGAAATGGATCAAATCCCATTTGCCGTCACCGAGCCAGGCCTTCAGATTCTCCAAACCTTTGGTCGTCTGCCCGCCGTTTGTCGGGATGCGATGGACGTTGGCCTTGCCCGCCAGCAGCTTCTGCACTTCGGGTGTGTAGCCTTTGGAGATGGAGTCGCCGATGAGCAGCACGCGTGGCAATTTCGGGTCGCCAGCCGGCTGGCCGCGCTTTCGAGCATGGGCGGGCCCCGCCAAAAAAACGGCGAGGACTAAGGGGATAATCAGCGCAAAGAGTTTCATGGTTCTGGGTTTCATTGTTGGGCTTTTGATTTTCTCTTCTGCTTGGCTTTTGGAGCCCTACTTATCATCGGTATCACTGGTCTTTCAACATCGCGAGGTTCGCTTCCGCAAACGCCTGGCCCATGAGCGCGAACGTCTTCGCGCAGCCGAGGTAGTGATAGCCAGCGTTGGAGGCTCCGCGTGTCCACTTGGCGGCCTCCTCTGGCGAGATCACTTCGGCTTCATACTTCTTGAGATATTCCTTCTGCTGCGCGTCGGTCATGGTGCCGTCCTTGTTCGGGCCATTCTTGCCTTTGTTTTTGAGAGTGGCGGCCATCGCTTTGATTTTGCCGCGTTTTTCATCAATGGCCGCAAGTTCCTCGGCCCAGAACGGCGCGGTCTCCACGGCGGCAACGTTTCCTTTGAACTCCGGTAACGCCGTCGGCGCAGCCATCGCCTTGCGGAAGGCGATCGTGCTTTCGTTGGCCTTCAAGCCGCCAACACCGAGCACGCCGATGACGAAGGGCATTTTCGGCGCGGACAAATCCTTGCGTACATCGCGGATGAAGTCTGCCATCCACTTGCTGTAATTCGTGTAGTCACGCGTCTTGCCGTCCTGGCCTGTCGGATAAGTGTTGCCGTCCACGAGGTCGTTGAAGCCTTGCAGCCACACGAAGCCCGAGATTTCGTAGCCAGCCGCAGGGTCATAAGCCGGGCAGACGCGCTTCGGGTCTGCGAGCACTGATTTCACATGCTCGACCATGTAGCGGTAGAAGCGTCCGGTCTCCTTTGCCTTCAACGCTTTCTCAGCGGCGATGTCCTTCCCCTGTTTCTGCATTTGCGCGAGCTGCGCCTCGCTGAACTCGTAAGGCCCCGCGCTCGGCGGGCGAAACTCGGTGTTCAGGCTCCTGCCGCCCCACGCCGTCTTGATGATGAGCACAGGTTCCTTGAGCGCGGCGTCCATCGTGAGGCCAAAGGTAAATTCCGGGCCGATTTTCCCGCCGTCCTCCGTCGGCTTATCGCCTCGCGCGCCGAAGCCTGCGGTGAGCTTGCCGATTCCCTCGCCATTGGCGCTGCCGTCATACCTGCCGGTGAAGTAGGAGATCCAAACGTGATCGCACACGCGCGGTTTGCCATCTGCACCGCGCATTTGCTGCAAAAGCGGTGCGGTGGCCGGATCGTCGCCGATGTAGTCAAAGGTCTCGATCTTTGCATGCCCCTCCATGTTCGATTGACCGGCAAGAATGAAGACCTTCAGAGGTTTTCTTTCAACCGCGAGTAATTGGCCGCATACGAGTACAGAGAGCACAACGAGAGTGGGGATAAGTTTCATGGTCTGAATGGCTATAACTTGTTGAAACACGAGGAAAACTATCTCTTCACCGCGCGAACCAGTCGATCGAGATTGGGAGTCTTGAACTCCGAATCGGCAACAGCCCGAGCGGCCATAGCAGGTTGCTCATTTCTTCCCTTTCCCTTTCTTCTTCGGCGAGTCGTTTTTCGTCGGGTCGTCCGGCCCACCGCCGAATTGCTTCCAATACAGTTCTTTGTAAGGATTGACCTTGGGCCCAACGGCGTCTTCATTGACCAGTAGCGGCTGCACGTCGGTCCACCAATCGTCGTAGGCCGAGCGGAGCTTCGCAACCTCGTCAGGATGCTTGTCGATGACGTTGGTCGTTTCGCCCCTATCGGCTTGCAGATCGTATAGCTCCCGGTCTTCCACCAGCCGGAAGCGGCTATCGCGGATTGACGAGCTCTTGTGCTTCGACTGGGCCACTTGCCCTTTGGCCCAACGGCCGACATGGGTGACCAGCGTAAGATCCGCCCATTGGGCATTGGGATCTGCCAACAACGGCAGCAGACTTCGCCCCTCCACTTGTTTCTGCAGGTCGGCGCTTAGCTTAACGCCGGCGAGTTCAGCCAGCGTGGGGAGGATGTCGATGTGCGCGGTCAGTGCGGAGCAATCAACACCTGCTGCGAGCTTACTCGGCCAGCGCCAGAACGCCGGCGAGTGCGTGCCGCCGGAATACATCGAGCCTTTGCCGGCGCGATAACCGCCGCTATACAGTCGTGTGTGCGTGCCGCCATTGTCGCTCATAAAAATCACGAGCGTGTCGTTTTCGATGTCCAACTCCTTGAGCTGTGCCAGCACCTTGCCGATGTTGTCGTCGATGTTCGTGATCATTGAGTAGTAGGCAACATCGCCAGCGGCCAGTTGCTTGCCGCCGATTTCTTTTCCTTCATAGAGCTTGTCGTACTGCGCTCCGGGACTAACCAGCGGCCCGTGCGGAGCATTCGGCGTGATGTAGGCAAAAAACGGAGTGCTCTTGCTCTCGCTGCGATTCGCCTTGATCCACTTCATCGCTTGCGCGAAAAACAGATCAGTGCAATAGCCCTTCGTCTTCACAAAAGTGCCGTTGTGGCGAATAGCGGGATCAAAATACTTGTTGTTCGGCGCATCACCGCAACTGCCGGGATAAGACTGACCAATGCCGCCGGCGCCATGAATGAACACTTCGTCGAATCCGCGATTCTGCGGCTGATAAGGCTCTTCGTCGCCCAGATGCCATTTCCCGAAGATGCCGGTCGTGTAACCGGCCGACTTCAGAACCTGAGCTAGGGTGATGGTCGTGAGCGCCATCCGCTCGCGTTCGTTGATCGTGTGCGTGACACCATTCTTGAATTCATGCCTCCCGCTCAAGAGCGACGACCGCGTCGGAGCGCAGGTTGGGCTGACATGAAAATCCGTGAAGTGTGTGCCCTGGGCATACAGCCGGTCAAGGTTCGGTGTTTTGATCAGTGGATTGCCATGCGCGGCAATGTCTCCCCAGCCCATGTCGTCCGGCATGACCAAAACAATATTCGGCTTCGAACCCGCCATGGTCGCGCGATCGGCGGAGGCCGCGCGGTTATTCGCGCCGAGGACAACACTCCCTACGAGGCAAGCGAGGAGCAGATGAAATGACATTCCTTGCCGAAGCATAGTTGTCTCCCAAAGAGTTAAATGCGATTTCGGAATGGTCCCAGTTTAAGCAACGAAGATCGTCGACGGAGCGATGGACTTACGCCGGAGCGCTCACTTTGCTGCTTTCTTTTTGTTGCCTTTCTGGGGCGCTCCTTTGGCAGGTTCAGGTTCATCGTGCTTGCCGAATTTGGCACGCCGATCGCGTTCGTGACGGTCCGTCGCAGCAAACGTCCCTTCCTGAACCGGCTGGTGAGCCTGCCTGGCCAGGTCAGTCAACTTAGCGAGCACCGCGGGCTGCGCAGCTGCCAGATCCTTGGATTCGCTCGGGTCGGTGGACAGGTCATACAGTTCCCAAGATTGCGCTGCGCGCGGACGAACCGCGCGCCAATTGGCTTGCCGGATTGCGGTCCAGCCGTTGATCTCCCAATAGAGATAATCGTGCGTCGCCTGCTTGCGGCCTGCGGCTGATTCACCGATCAACTCGGGTAAGATCGAGAGGCCATCAATACCAGCGGGTGCCTTAGCTCCGGTAACTTCGGCAATCGTGGGTAACACGTCCGGAAAATAGCCCAGGTGTTCGCTCACTCGCCCGGCCGGCATTTTGCCGGGCCAACGAGCAATGAAGGGAACCCGAACGCCACCTTCATAGAGCGTCCCTTTGGTGCCCCGATACTCGACTCCAGTCTGGGGGTGCTTGTTGGCCAGATGCAGGCCGCGAGGATGTTCCGCGGATTTGAAGTAATCGTTGCCGCCGTTGTCGCCACTGAAAAACACGAGGGTATTCTGCTCGATCCCGAGCTCCTTCAAGAGCGCCAGCACTTCACCGACCTGCCGGTCCACGAGCGTGACCATGGCAGCATAGCGGCGGGCCAGCTCGGACCACGGCTTGTCTTTGTAAATTGACCAGGCGGGATCTTCGTCCGGAATGTCGAAATTACCGTGCGGAGGCGTATAGGGCAGGTACGCCAAAAACGGCTGCCGGCTATGCTCACGGATGAACTTCATCGCCTCGCCGTGAATGACATACTGCGAGTAAGTCTTCCCTTGGCTGCCGCCGTTGTTACCCGCCAACGGGACCTCTTCGCTATTGCGGATCAGATAGGGCGGGTAATAAGTGTGCGCGTGGACTTGATCGTAGTAACCGAGGAAGACATCGAATCCGTGCTTCTCAGGCACGCCGGTCGAGTCGCGGCCGCCGCAACCCCACTTGCCGAATCCGCCCGTCGCATAGCCCAGCGGCTTTAACATCGAGGCAATCGTTTCCTCCTCGCCTCGCAAGGGAGTCCCGCCGCCATTCGCGCGCACCGACGTATGTCCGCTATGTTTGCCGGTCAGAAAGCAACAGCGGGTTGGCGCACATACAGAGGAACCAGCGAACAAATTACGGAAGATGATTCCCTCGGCCGCCATCTTGTCGAGGTTCGGCGTTTGGATGTTCTTGCCACCCATGAAGCCTGGTTCGTAGTAACCGAGTTCATCCGCCATGATGTAAATGACGTTAGGTGGGGAAGCTGCCGTGGTGTTTAGCGCGATGACAGCGCAGAGCGTAATCAGGAAGAGTGAGGAGAGCGTTTTCATTAGTCGTCCTGTTTGCTGGACCAGATGAAAGTGAAGTCGAATATCGATGAGCTGTGAAGGGATTTGGGCGGAACACCACGTAGACCCAGTTGCAACCGACTTGTCTGATCGACGGTGGCTAGAAATTCCAGCTTCGTTTGCCGCTTTGGGAGTTCAGTTCAATCCAGTCGACCTCAACCGGCTTGCTACCAGCCGGAAGATAGAGGCGCAAGACTCCGGATTCGCCGCGCCGGGCGGGGATCTTCAGTTCGCGCTCCGTCCAGGTATGCTCCTCTGCTGCAAAGGCTTCCGACTTCCTCGCAGTTTTCGCATCGCTACCTGGAAGCCATTCAACCCAACCTTTGCCACTTCCACCGCGCATGCGAACCACCAGTTTCGCCTCGCCATCGAGAACGCCAGGAGCAAAACCGAAGAAAGGGGCTTCGCTCGTACCGTTGACCGTCGCAACCCCGTCTGCAATACGGACATCGCACCCCCGTGCTTTCCAACCTTGTAATCCAGGGATCGCTCCTGGGTCGTTACGCTCGTTGACCTTTTTGGGTGCTGTCCGCTGGTCGCGGGCTTTGGGTTTCCCGATGTCCTCTGGCCGATACATTGCTAGGCCCCGGTTTCGCGTCGGCGAGATTGTTTGTCTCGCTGATGTCAGCACGCAAATCGTACAGCAGATGATGATGCGACTCTTTGTCACCACCATGAAAGATGCGAATCAGCCTCCAATCGCCGCGATGCACCGAGACTGAAGGTGGCAGCCAGTCTGGCACGGGTGGTGAATGGGGAAAATACTGAAAGAGCGGGCGATCGGCGAACTTCTCACCTTTCAAAACTGGCAGGATGCTCATGCCATCGAACAGCTGCTCCTTCGCGGGCGAAATACCTAGGCCATCCAACAGCGTCGGATAGTAATCTTCACTCTGGAGCGGAACGGCGGTCTTCGAGTTAGCCTCGACCACACCGGGCCAGCATACGACACATGGCACTCGTGTCCCGCCCTCGAACATCGTTGCTTTCCCGCCCCGCAGCGGCGCATTGCTGGTCGGCACCGTGTCGTCCAACTCGCTATACATGTTGCCGCCGTTGTCGGACGTGAAGATGATGATCGTGTTATCGGCGAGCTTGAGTCGATCGAGCGTGTCGAGCAGCGTCCCCACGGCATCATCCATGCTCTCCACCATCGCGGCATAGGTGGGACTACGCTGAGGATCTTTCGGATTCACCCGGCCACGATGTTTCTCAATCAAATCCCGCTTGGCATCAAAGGGGGCATGAACACTGAACATCCAATAGTTGAGGAAGAACGGCTCATCTTTGTGCTGTTCGATCCACGCCGTCGCCTCCTTGGCCATGCGGTCTTCAATATGCTGATGGGGCACGTTGGGATCGGGGTCGAAATCCTTGAACTTCCAAGGCGCTACATAGCTCCCAGCAGGTCCAGGCCCAGGATGATGAGGAATATCGACGTCGAATCCATGTTCCCGGGGCGAATAGGGTTCGTGCCCCAGATGCCACTTACCGAAGTGCCCCGTCGCATAGCCTGCAGCCTTGAGCGATTTTGCCAGCGTGGCATAGTCCGTTTTCAGTCGCGTCACTGTTTCCGGCTGGACTGACTTGGCAGAGGGCGGCGCTGACACTCCCGCAGTGGCCTTCAAAACGACTTGGGGAAGATGGCAGTTCGGTGTCGTGATGCCGGTCCTGGCCGGGCTCAATCCAGTCAGAATTGCCGAGCGGGTCGGCGAGCAAAGTGGACTGGCCGAATATGCGTGCGTAAACGTCATCCCGCGTTTGGCGAGTCGTTCAAGGTTCGGTGTGTTGTAGAACTTCGTGTGGCCGTAGAGCGTCGTGTCTGCCCACCCGAGATCGTCCGCGAGGATGAAGACAACATTCGGTCGAGCAGATTCCTGCGCAAGGCCTACGGCGGATTGAAACACATACAGGGCGACGGCAAACAAAACATGTTTCATGGCAGGCTGCAAGGAAATGAGGCTAACGGGTTCGGACGCTGGTCGTAGCTAAATGAGTGTGGGACAACGCGTTTACTTCTTCTCCTGCTTCAGCAGTTCGACCATCCCCTTACCTAACGCCTCACCCACAAGCATGTAGGTCTCGGCGTTCTGGTTGTAGTGGTAGCCTTGGTTCTTCGGCGATATGTCTGCTTCACGCCAAAAGTCGCGTGACTCGACCGTCAGCACGTTCCCCTTGAACTCCGGGTACTTCCCCTTGTCGCCGCTGACAGCAAGCTG
Above is a window of Anatilimnocola aggregata DNA encoding:
- a CDS encoding sulfatase; the encoded protein is MKHVLFAVALYVFQSAVGLAQESARPNVVFILADDLGWADTTLYGHTKFYNTPNLERLAKRGMTFTHAYSASPLCSPTRSAILTGLSPARTGITTPNCHLPQVVLKATAGVSAPPSAKSVQPETVTRLKTDYATLAKSLKAAGYATGHFGKWHLGHEPYSPREHGFDVDIPHHPGPGPAGSYVAPWKFKDFDPDPNVPHQHIEDRMAKEATAWIEQHKDEPFFLNYWMFSVHAPFDAKRDLIEKHRGRVNPKDPQRSPTYAAMVESMDDAVGTLLDTLDRLKLADNTIIIFTSDNGGNMYSELDDTVPTSNAPLRGGKATMFEGGTRVPCVVCWPGVVEANSKTAVPLQSEDYYPTLLDGLGISPAKEQLFDGMSILPVLKGEKFADRPLFQYFPHSPPVPDWLPPSVSVHRGDWRLIRIFHGGDKESHHHLLYDLRADISETNNLADAKPGPSNVSARGHRETQSPRPADSTQKGQRA
- a CDS encoding arylsulfatase codes for the protein MKTLSSLFLITLCAVIALNTTAASPPNVIYIMADELGYYEPGFMGGKNIQTPNLDKMAAEGIIFRNLFAGSSVCAPTRCCFLTGKHSGHTSVRANGGGTPLRGEEETIASMLKPLGYATGGFGKWGCGGRDSTGVPEKHGFDVFLGYYDQVHAHTYYPPYLIRNSEEVPLAGNNGGSQGKTYSQYVIHGEAMKFIREHSRQPFLAYLPYTPPHGNFDIPDEDPAWSIYKDKPWSELARRYAAMVTLVDRQVGEVLALLKELGIEQNTLVFFSGDNGGNDYFKSAEHPRGLHLANKHPQTGVEYRGTKGTLYEGGVRVPFIARWPGKMPAGRVSEHLGYFPDVLPTIAEVTGAKAPAGIDGLSILPELIGESAAGRKQATHDYLYWEINGWTAIRQANWRAVRPRAAQSWELYDLSTDPSESKDLAAAQPAVLAKLTDLARQAHQPVQEGTFAATDRHERDRRAKFGKHDEPEPAKGAPQKGNKKKAAK